Proteins encoded by one window of Amaranthus tricolor cultivar Red isolate AtriRed21 chromosome 4, ASM2621246v1, whole genome shotgun sequence:
- the LOC130810626 gene encoding glutamate receptor 2.8-like isoform X2 produces MLMHCVFYILFTILVILPSTNGSVSLRNNCSKNINNGSSVGVLINQNTRVGKELKIAMKIAVRDIYRNSCNLITLHFPASSESFMQTISSASKLKVEILIATISLTEAEILSETHNFSGTPIILLNPTTMPPPLGPLSSKLIQFSHNFSIHMNCLSAIIGHFQWRRVTLIYQKPNQFPIDSAFFTVLSDSLRSVNTIIEQYIEFPPKLSQNTIEQNLKILKNGSNRVFVLLHSSLELTTRLFKMANRMDMVRKGFIWVISDEIVTMLDFIDPSIIASMQGVIGYKTMFNDTSQLYKDFDIKFKRGYFSKYPKDLGHYPSPSMFGLRAYDLIHAIKKAKNKSSKVNELFPNLLLSDFNGLSGNVRFEKGELKQKPIFKIINVVGKSYKELVFWSPELGFFGEVGPIYWPGGVQEVPRGWELVSSMNTKKLRIAVPASGAFHLVNVSVVGPNKTSINGFVIDVFNTSLKYLPYDLPFKLVPFYGRYDDMVHRIQMKEFDAAVGDILILEERYKWADFSQPFVKSGMNMVVTVKEDTKKEMWIFTTVFEKKLWVYIASMGIFIGFVVWLVEHRHNPDFAAASTSQQLGKVFWFSFTLLFFVQTKYCRGYAIAGPTYNFGGFGFAFEKGSELGADMSAAILKATERGEIETLQKNMFTQCKCSSPNINNNGSTSTIGSKPFSGLFFICCGVAVVALIVTVLPLVEQHWKILSVVKEATLRSRNFAWISLMILFRNRARFKLPILTDR; encoded by the exons ATGCTTATGCATTGTGTATTTTACATACTGTTTACAATATTGGTGATATTGCCAAGCACAAATGGCAGTGTGAGTTTAAGAAACAATTgctcaaaaaatataaataatggcAGCAGTGTCGGTGTGTTAATCAATCAGAATACCCGCGTAGGAAAAGAGCTAAAAATAGCAATGAAGATTGCAGTTCGTGATATTTATAGAAATAGTTGTAATCTCATTACTCTTCATTTTCCTGCTTCCTCTGAAAGCTTTATGCAGACCATTTCCTCTG CATCCAAACTTAAAGTTGAAATCCTGATCGCCACAATTTCATTAACAGAAGCAGAAATCTTATCAGAAACACACAATTTTTCGGGTACTCCTATCATACTCTTAAACCCCACTACAATGCCTCCACCTTTAGGACCATTATCATCCAAATTGATCCAATTTTCCCACAATTTCTCCATTCATATGAACTGCCTTTCTGCCATTATTGGGCACTTCCAATGGCGAAGGGTAACCCTCATTTATCAAAAACCCAATCAATTCCCAATAGATTCCGCCTTTTTTACCGTCCTATCCGATTCACTAAGATCAgttaacacaataatagaaCAATACATAGAATTCCCACCTAAATTATCCCAAAACACCATTGAACAAAACCTCAAAATACTCAAAAATGGGAGTAACCGTGTGTTTGTACTATTACATTCTTCTCTAGAACTAACGACTCGTCTTTTCAAAATGGCGAATCGTATGGACATGGTACGAAAAGGGTTTATCTGGGTAATATCCGATGAGATTGTTACAATGCTCGATTTTATTGACCCGTCAATTATTGCTTCTATGCAAGGTGTAATCGGGTATAAAACAATGTTTAATGACACAAGTCAATTGTATAAAGATTTTGATATCAAATTTAAAAGGGGTTATTTTTCAAAGTACCCTAAAGATTTAGGACACTACCCAAGTCCATCTATGTTTGGTTTAAGGGCATATGACCTTATACATGCAATTAAAAAGGCCAAAAATAAGTCTTCGAAAGTTAATGAATTGTTCCCTAATTTGTTGTTGAGTGACTTTAATGGTTTAAGTGGGAATGTGAGGTTTGAAAAGGgagaattaaaacaaaaacccatatttaaaattattaatgtggTTGGAAAAAGTTATAAGGAGTTGGTATTTTGGTCCCCTGAGTTGGGATTTTTCGGTGAAGTGGGTCCCATTTATTGGCCTGGTGGTGTGCAAGAAGTTCCAAGAGGATGGGAATTGGTAAGTAGTATGAATACGAAGAAGCTAAGAATAGCAGTACCAGCATCTGGTGCTTTTCATCTTGTGAATGTAAGTGTTGTGGGACCTAACAAGACATCCATCAATGGATTTGTTATTGATGTGTTTAATACTTCTCTTAAGTACCTTCCTTATGATCTTCCCTTTAAGTTGGTTCCTTTTTATGGAAGATATGATGATATGGTGCATCGAATTCAAATGAAG GAGTTTGATGCTGCAGTTGGTGATATATTAATACTAGAGGAAAGATATAAGTGGGCAGACTTCTCTCAGCCATTTGTAAAATCAGGAATGAATATGGTTGTGACAGTAAAAGAAGACACAAAGAAGGAAATGTGGATATTTACAACtgtttttgaaaagaaattgtGGGTTTATATTGCATCAATGGGCATCTTCATTGGCTTTGTTGTATGGTTAGTTGAACACCGTCACAATCCAGACTTTGCTGCCGCTTCAACCTCCCAGCAGCTTGGCAAAGTTTTCTGGTTTTCATTCACATTGTTGTTCTTTGTTCAAA CTAAGTACTGCAGGGGATACGCTATTGCTGGACCCACTTACAACTTTGGTGGCTTTGGCTTT GCATTTGAGAAGGGTTCAGAACTGGGAGCAGACATGTCAGCAGCTATTTTAAAAGCAACAGAGAGGGGAGAAATAgaaacactacaaaaaaatatgttCACTCAGTGCAAATGTTCAAGTCCAAACATAAACAACAACGGCAGCACAAGTACAATTGGGTCTAAACCATTTTCTGGGTTGTTCTTCATATGTTGTGGTGTAGCAGTAGTGGCACTTATTGTCACTGTCCTGCCTTTAGTAGAGCAGCATTGGAAAATTTTAAGTGTAGTAAAGGAAGCAACTTTAAGAAGTAGGAATTTTGCTTGGATTTCACTGATGATATTGTTCAGAAATCGAGCCAGATTTAAGTTGCCTATTTTGACTGatagataa
- the LOC130810626 gene encoding glutamate receptor 2.9-like isoform X1, producing the protein MLMHCVFYILFTILVILPSTNGSVSLRNNCSKNINNGSSVGVLINQNTRVGKELKIAMKIAVRDIYRNSCNLITLHFPASSESFMQTISSASKLKVEILIATISLTEAEILSETHNFSGTPIILLNPTTMPPPLGPLSSKLIQFSHNFSIHMNCLSAIIGHFQWRRVTLIYQKPNQFPIDSAFFTVLSDSLRSVNTIIEQYIEFPPKLSQNTIEQNLKILKNGSNRVFVLLHSSLELTTRLFKMANRMDMVRKGFIWVISDEIVTMLDFIDPSIIASMQGVIGYKTMFNDTSQLYKDFDIKFKRGYFSKYPKDLGHYPSPSMFGLRAYDLIHAIKKAKNKSSKVNELFPNLLLSDFNGLSGNVRFEKGELKQKPIFKIINVVGKSYKELVFWSPELGFFGEVGPIYWPGGVQEVPRGWELVSSMNTKKLRIAVPASGAFHLVNVSVVGPNKTSINGFVIDVFNTSLKYLPYDLPFKLVPFYGRYDDMVHRIQMKEFDAAVGDILILEERYKWADFSQPFVKSGMNMVVTVKEDTKKEMWIFTTVFEKKLWVYIASMGIFIGFVVWLVEHRHNPDFAAASTSQQLGKVFWFSFTLLFFVQKESPRSNLSKIVLAPWYFLVLMLTIYFTAALSSLMTIDQLLPTVKDVDTLKKENAIVGCNWNSFVCSYLVHVLQFKHENVKQIEAVESYPSAFQRGEIKAAFFVTFHAKVFLAKYCRGYAIAGPTYNFGGFGFAFEKGSELGADMSAAILKATERGEIETLQKNMFTQCKCSSPNINNNGSTSTIGSKPFSGLFFICCGVAVVALIVTVLPLVEQHWKILSVVKEATLRSRNFAWISLMILFRNRARFKLPILTDR; encoded by the exons ATGCTTATGCATTGTGTATTTTACATACTGTTTACAATATTGGTGATATTGCCAAGCACAAATGGCAGTGTGAGTTTAAGAAACAATTgctcaaaaaatataaataatggcAGCAGTGTCGGTGTGTTAATCAATCAGAATACCCGCGTAGGAAAAGAGCTAAAAATAGCAATGAAGATTGCAGTTCGTGATATTTATAGAAATAGTTGTAATCTCATTACTCTTCATTTTCCTGCTTCCTCTGAAAGCTTTATGCAGACCATTTCCTCTG CATCCAAACTTAAAGTTGAAATCCTGATCGCCACAATTTCATTAACAGAAGCAGAAATCTTATCAGAAACACACAATTTTTCGGGTACTCCTATCATACTCTTAAACCCCACTACAATGCCTCCACCTTTAGGACCATTATCATCCAAATTGATCCAATTTTCCCACAATTTCTCCATTCATATGAACTGCCTTTCTGCCATTATTGGGCACTTCCAATGGCGAAGGGTAACCCTCATTTATCAAAAACCCAATCAATTCCCAATAGATTCCGCCTTTTTTACCGTCCTATCCGATTCACTAAGATCAgttaacacaataatagaaCAATACATAGAATTCCCACCTAAATTATCCCAAAACACCATTGAACAAAACCTCAAAATACTCAAAAATGGGAGTAACCGTGTGTTTGTACTATTACATTCTTCTCTAGAACTAACGACTCGTCTTTTCAAAATGGCGAATCGTATGGACATGGTACGAAAAGGGTTTATCTGGGTAATATCCGATGAGATTGTTACAATGCTCGATTTTATTGACCCGTCAATTATTGCTTCTATGCAAGGTGTAATCGGGTATAAAACAATGTTTAATGACACAAGTCAATTGTATAAAGATTTTGATATCAAATTTAAAAGGGGTTATTTTTCAAAGTACCCTAAAGATTTAGGACACTACCCAAGTCCATCTATGTTTGGTTTAAGGGCATATGACCTTATACATGCAATTAAAAAGGCCAAAAATAAGTCTTCGAAAGTTAATGAATTGTTCCCTAATTTGTTGTTGAGTGACTTTAATGGTTTAAGTGGGAATGTGAGGTTTGAAAAGGgagaattaaaacaaaaacccatatttaaaattattaatgtggTTGGAAAAAGTTATAAGGAGTTGGTATTTTGGTCCCCTGAGTTGGGATTTTTCGGTGAAGTGGGTCCCATTTATTGGCCTGGTGGTGTGCAAGAAGTTCCAAGAGGATGGGAATTGGTAAGTAGTATGAATACGAAGAAGCTAAGAATAGCAGTACCAGCATCTGGTGCTTTTCATCTTGTGAATGTAAGTGTTGTGGGACCTAACAAGACATCCATCAATGGATTTGTTATTGATGTGTTTAATACTTCTCTTAAGTACCTTCCTTATGATCTTCCCTTTAAGTTGGTTCCTTTTTATGGAAGATATGATGATATGGTGCATCGAATTCAAATGAAG GAGTTTGATGCTGCAGTTGGTGATATATTAATACTAGAGGAAAGATATAAGTGGGCAGACTTCTCTCAGCCATTTGTAAAATCAGGAATGAATATGGTTGTGACAGTAAAAGAAGACACAAAGAAGGAAATGTGGATATTTACAACtgtttttgaaaagaaattgtGGGTTTATATTGCATCAATGGGCATCTTCATTGGCTTTGTTGTATGGTTAGTTGAACACCGTCACAATCCAGACTTTGCTGCCGCTTCAACCTCCCAGCAGCTTGGCAAAGTTTTCTGGTTTTCATTCACATTGTTGTTCTTTGTTCAAA AAGAGTCACCAAGGAGCAACTTGTCAAAGATAGTGCTAGCACCTTGGTATTTCCTAGTGTTAATGCTAACAATATATTTCACAGCTGCACTGTCCTCCTTAATGACTATCGATCAACTATTACCAACTGTTAAAGATGTTGACACTCTAAAAAAGGAGAATGCTATTGTTGGGTGTAACTGGAACTCTTTTGTTTGTTCTTACTTAGTTCACGTTTTACAATTTAAGCATGAGAACGTTAAGCAAATCGAGGCCGTCGAATCGTATCCCTCTGCGTTTCAAAGAGGTGAAATCAAGGCCGCTTTCTTTGTTACCTTTCATGCCAAAGTTTTTTTAGCTAAGTACTGCAGGGGATACGCTATTGCTGGACCCACTTACAACTTTGGTGGCTTTGGCTTT GCATTTGAGAAGGGTTCAGAACTGGGAGCAGACATGTCAGCAGCTATTTTAAAAGCAACAGAGAGGGGAGAAATAgaaacactacaaaaaaatatgttCACTCAGTGCAAATGTTCAAGTCCAAACATAAACAACAACGGCAGCACAAGTACAATTGGGTCTAAACCATTTTCTGGGTTGTTCTTCATATGTTGTGGTGTAGCAGTAGTGGCACTTATTGTCACTGTCCTGCCTTTAGTAGAGCAGCATTGGAAAATTTTAAGTGTAGTAAAGGAAGCAACTTTAAGAAGTAGGAATTTTGCTTGGATTTCACTGATGATATTGTTCAGAAATCGAGCCAGATTTAAGTTGCCTATTTTGACTGatagataa